One Roseomonas sp. OT10 DNA window includes the following coding sequences:
- a CDS encoding class I SAM-dependent methyltransferase, with translation MTGWDSTQAEAFQGPDGLIDVRRLIAGTDGATHADRADRYYHAVRLSDPQFRKPFGDPAMARDMLRKLTLAMQLLDARPGQRVLDYGCGTGWLCRALAQQGLEVVGVDVSAAALEKSAAYTSLHAPHLAARIRLEPMDGTALPLEDASVQRILCYDVLHHLHDPGAALHEMARVLAPGGRAAFIEPGPRHSRAATSQAEMRAHGVIENDVDIAAVWTMAQAAGFSGCEVAVVPNMPVLLPVEAFCAEETRAARGAAPEAAMVQRVFERLDPWILNIRAFVLHRRPAGQAEDAPLPGAGEARLTGAIALHASGPAWLLRVTNPGPYRWPPAGSGTGSVNLGLMRRLADGTLERDFRRLRLAAREVRPGETVELPLELPRADPAVAGYILDLVAEGVAWFGLNIEVPREALPRG, from the coding sequence ATGACCGGATGGGACAGCACCCAGGCCGAGGCATTCCAGGGCCCCGACGGCCTGATCGACGTGCGGCGGCTGATCGCCGGCACCGACGGCGCCACCCATGCGGACCGGGCGGACCGCTACTACCACGCGGTCCGGCTGAGCGACCCGCAGTTCCGCAAGCCCTTCGGCGACCCGGCCATGGCGCGGGACATGCTCCGCAAGCTGACCCTGGCCATGCAGCTGCTCGATGCCCGGCCGGGGCAGCGCGTGCTGGACTATGGCTGCGGCACCGGCTGGCTCTGCCGTGCCCTGGCGCAGCAGGGGCTGGAGGTGGTGGGGGTGGACGTCTCGGCGGCCGCGCTGGAGAAGTCGGCCGCCTATACCAGCCTGCACGCCCCCCACCTCGCCGCCCGGATCCGGCTGGAGCCGATGGACGGCACTGCCCTGCCGCTGGAGGACGCCTCCGTGCAGCGCATCCTCTGCTATGACGTCCTCCACCACCTGCACGACCCCGGCGCGGCGCTGCACGAGATGGCGCGGGTGCTGGCGCCGGGCGGCCGCGCCGCCTTCATCGAGCCGGGGCCGCGCCATTCCCGCGCCGCCACCTCCCAGGCGGAGATGCGCGCCCATGGCGTGATCGAGAACGACGTGGACATCGCCGCGGTCTGGACCATGGCGCAGGCGGCCGGCTTCTCCGGCTGCGAGGTGGCGGTGGTGCCGAACATGCCCGTGCTGCTGCCCGTGGAGGCCTTCTGCGCCGAGGAGACGCGCGCCGCCCGCGGCGCCGCCCCGGAGGCGGCGATGGTGCAGCGGGTCTTCGAACGGCTGGATCCCTGGATCCTCAACATCCGCGCCTTCGTCCTGCACCGCCGCCCGGCCGGGCAGGCGGAGGATGCTCCCCTTCCCGGCGCCGGCGAAGCGCGGCTGACCGGCGCCATCGCCCTGCACGCCAGCGGGCCGGCCTGGCTGCTGCGGGTGACCAACCCGGGACCCTATCGCTGGCCGCCGGCGGGCAGCGGCACGGGCAGCGTGAATCTCGGGCTGATGCGCCGGCTGGCGGACGGGACGCTGGAGCGCGACTTCCGCCGCCTCCGACTCGCCGCGCGCGAGGTGCGGCCGGGCGAGACGGTGGAGCTGCCGCTGGAACTGCCCCGGGCCGACCCCGCGGTGGCGGGCTACATCCTCGACCTGGTGGCCGAGGGGGTCGCCTGGTTCGGGCTGAACATCGAGGTGCCGCGCGAGGCCCTCCCGCGCGGCTGA
- a CDS encoding pyridoxal-phosphate-dependent aminotransferase family protein, whose product MAYIETRPTQGRHFLQIPGPTNVPDRVLRAIDNPTMDHRGPEFGVFGKALLGKVKKVFRTTGDVVIYPASGTGAWEAALVNTLSPGDRIVMCETGWFAHLWHEMATRLALKPELIPTDWRRGADAAAIGEALQADQGHAIKAVCVVHNETSTGSTSRVAAVRRAIDEAGHPALLLVDTISGLGSVDLRHDDWGIDVTVAGSQKGLMLPPGLSFNAISAKALKAAETAKLPRAFWDWKAMLAINPTGYFPYTPATNLLYGLDAALDMIEEAGLDAVLARHDRHAEATRRAVRHWGLEVQCAEPEEYSSALTAVRVPEGHSADGLRAAILERFNMSLGNGLGRLKDRVFRIGHLGDLGDLQLMGTLSGVEMGLKVAGIPYSPGGAQAAMDYLSGNG is encoded by the coding sequence ATGGCCTATATCGAGACGCGACCGACCCAGGGGCGTCATTTCCTGCAGATCCCTGGCCCGACCAACGTGCCCGACCGGGTGCTGCGGGCCATCGACAACCCCACCATGGACCATCGCGGACCGGAATTCGGCGTCTTCGGCAAGGCGCTGCTGGGGAAGGTGAAGAAGGTCTTCCGCACCACGGGCGACGTGGTGATCTACCCCGCCTCCGGCACCGGGGCCTGGGAGGCGGCGCTGGTCAACACCCTCTCGCCCGGCGACCGCATCGTGATGTGCGAGACGGGCTGGTTCGCGCATCTCTGGCACGAGATGGCGACCCGCCTGGCCCTGAAGCCCGAGCTGATCCCGACCGACTGGCGCCGTGGCGCCGATGCCGCCGCGATCGGCGAGGCGCTGCAGGCGGACCAGGGCCACGCCATCAAGGCGGTCTGCGTCGTCCACAACGAGACCAGCACCGGCTCCACCAGCCGCGTCGCCGCCGTGCGCCGCGCCATCGACGAGGCGGGGCACCCCGCGCTGCTGCTGGTCGACACCATCAGCGGCCTGGGCAGCGTGGACCTGCGCCACGATGACTGGGGCATCGACGTGACCGTGGCCGGCTCGCAGAAGGGGCTGATGCTGCCGCCGGGGCTGAGCTTCAACGCGATCAGCGCCAAGGCGCTGAAGGCGGCCGAGACGGCGAAGCTGCCGCGCGCCTTCTGGGACTGGAAGGCGATGCTGGCGATCAACCCGACCGGCTACTTCCCCTATACCCCCGCGACCAACCTGCTCTACGGTCTCGATGCCGCGCTCGACATGATCGAGGAGGCGGGGCTGGACGCGGTGCTCGCCCGGCACGACCGTCATGCCGAGGCCACCCGCCGCGCCGTCCGCCACTGGGGGCTGGAGGTGCAGTGCGCCGAGCCGGAGGAATACTCCTCCGCGCTCACCGCCGTGCGCGTGCCGGAGGGGCATTCGGCCGACGGGCTGCGCGCCGCGATCCTGGAGCGGTTCAACATGTCCCTCGGCAACGGCCTGGGCCGGCTGAAGGACCGGGTCTTCCGCATCGGCCACCTGGGCGACCTCGGCGACCTGCAGCTGATGGGCACGCTCTCCGGCGTGGAGATGGGGCTGAAGGTCGCGGGCATCCCCTACAGCCCGGGAGGTGCCCAGGCGGCGATGGACTACCTCTCCGGCAACGGCTGA
- a CDS encoding FAD-binding and (Fe-S)-binding domain-containing protein yields the protein MNAIQTARTLPGDPRPGEQRLAARLRRETAGEVLFRRADRGRYATDASIYQVEPIGVLVPRSLADVEAALAICREEGVPALPRGGGTSQCGQTVNRALVLDCSRHLRNVLDIDAKAMRATVQPGLALGALNDALKAHRLFFPVDPSTWARCTIGGMAGNNSCGSKSIRYGLMADNVTAIDALLADGTAFRFGDLPDNLGDDVPGGVADLVQRLRALGAREAEEIAARFPRQLRRVGGYNIDALTPAARDTGRGNLARLLVGSEGTLAFSAALELKLWPVKPRKVLGICQFPTFRAAMAASKHLVALDPEAVELVDRTMIDLGRSIPIYRATIDKMVLGEPDSLLIVEFHGDDDGVLLRELDRLEEAMGDLGYPGAVVRATDPGFQAAIAEVREAGLNIMMSMEGDGKPVSFIEDTAVDLDDLADYTERLNEVFKRHGTKGTWYAHASVGCLHVRPVLNMKEGEDVRRMRAIAEECFALVRDYKGSHSGEHGDGIVRSEFHEPMFGARIVRAFEAVKDAFDPKGLLNPGRVVRAPRMDDRTLFRYPPGYAADESIRPVLDWSDHPGPLGGFLGAVEMCNSNGTCRKFDANVMCPSFRVTRAEEHLTRGRANTLRLALTGQLGPDALASDEVASALSLCVSCKGCKRECPTGVDMAKMKIEVLHARAKKHGVAAKDRLVAELPRWASLAARVPGAVAWRDSSPWLARLSERWLGLAATRSLPRFAPHPFRDAELDGAPPARRGDVLLLADTFNRWMEPENLRAAVRVLRAAGWRAVAPKAPGRPLCCGRTYLAAGLVERAREEAQRMLDALSATDAPVLGLEPSCLLTLRDEFRSMLPGRATQRLSERALLLSEFLAREKAELPLRATAPAAHVHGHCHQKAFGAFPDAVAALKRIPGLAVTPIASSCCGMAGAFGYDAKHQAESRAMGELSLAPAVRAAPAEHLIVADGTSCRHQIHDLTGREALHSVRVLDRALAEQTP from the coding sequence ATGAACGCCATCCAGACTGCGCGGACCCTCCCCGGCGACCCGCGCCCCGGGGAGCAGAGGCTGGCCGCGCGGCTGCGGCGGGAGACGGCGGGCGAGGTGCTGTTCCGCCGGGCCGACCGCGGCCGTTACGCCACCGATGCCAGCATCTACCAGGTGGAGCCGATCGGCGTGCTGGTGCCGCGCAGCCTGGCCGATGTGGAGGCGGCGCTGGCCATCTGCCGCGAGGAGGGCGTGCCCGCCCTGCCGCGCGGCGGCGGCACCTCGCAATGCGGGCAGACGGTGAACCGCGCGCTGGTGCTGGACTGCTCGCGCCACCTGCGCAACGTGCTGGACATCGACGCGAAGGCGATGCGCGCGACGGTGCAGCCGGGCCTCGCGCTGGGGGCGCTGAACGACGCGCTGAAGGCGCACAGGCTGTTCTTCCCGGTCGATCCCTCCACCTGGGCGCGCTGCACCATCGGCGGCATGGCGGGGAACAACTCCTGCGGGTCGAAATCCATCCGCTACGGTCTGATGGCGGACAACGTCACCGCCATCGATGCGCTGCTGGCCGACGGCACCGCCTTCCGCTTCGGCGACCTGCCGGACAACCTGGGCGACGACGTGCCGGGCGGCGTGGCCGACCTCGTGCAGCGGCTCCGCGCCCTGGGCGCGCGCGAGGCGGAGGAGATCGCGGCGCGCTTCCCGCGCCAGCTCCGCCGCGTCGGCGGCTACAACATCGATGCGCTGACGCCGGCGGCGCGCGACACGGGGCGCGGCAACCTCGCGCGACTCCTGGTGGGGAGCGAGGGGACGCTGGCCTTCTCCGCCGCGCTGGAATTGAAGCTGTGGCCGGTCAAGCCGCGCAAGGTGCTGGGCATCTGCCAGTTCCCGACCTTCCGCGCCGCCATGGCCGCGTCGAAGCACCTCGTCGCGCTCGACCCGGAGGCGGTGGAGCTGGTGGACCGGACGATGATCGACCTCGGCCGCTCCATCCCGATCTACCGCGCGACGATCGACAAGATGGTGCTGGGCGAGCCGGACAGCCTGCTGATCGTCGAGTTCCACGGCGACGACGACGGCGTGCTGCTGCGCGAGCTGGACCGGCTGGAGGAGGCGATGGGCGACCTCGGCTATCCCGGCGCCGTGGTGCGCGCGACGGACCCAGGGTTCCAGGCGGCCATCGCGGAGGTGCGCGAGGCGGGGCTGAACATCATGATGAGCATGGAGGGCGACGGGAAGCCCGTCTCCTTCATCGAGGACACGGCCGTCGATCTCGACGACCTCGCCGACTACACGGAACGCCTGAACGAGGTGTTCAAGCGCCACGGCACCAAGGGCACCTGGTACGCCCATGCCAGCGTCGGCTGCCTGCATGTCCGCCCCGTGCTGAACATGAAGGAGGGCGAGGACGTCCGCCGGATGCGCGCCATCGCGGAGGAATGCTTCGCCCTGGTGCGCGACTACAAGGGCAGCCATTCCGGCGAGCACGGCGACGGCATCGTACGCTCGGAATTCCACGAGCCGATGTTCGGCGCCCGCATCGTCCGCGCCTTCGAGGCGGTGAAGGACGCCTTCGACCCGAAGGGGCTGCTGAACCCCGGCCGCGTGGTGCGGGCGCCGCGGATGGATGACCGCACGCTGTTCCGCTACCCGCCCGGCTATGCGGCGGATGAGAGCATCCGCCCGGTGCTGGACTGGTCCGACCATCCCGGGCCGCTGGGAGGTTTCCTCGGCGCCGTGGAGATGTGCAACAGCAACGGCACCTGCCGGAAGTTCGACGCGAACGTCATGTGCCCCTCCTTCCGCGTCACCCGCGCGGAGGAGCACCTGACGCGCGGCCGCGCCAACACGCTGCGCCTCGCGCTCACGGGACAGCTCGGCCCCGATGCGCTGGCCTCGGACGAGGTCGCCTCGGCGCTCTCGCTCTGCGTCTCCTGCAAGGGCTGCAAGCGCGAATGCCCGACCGGCGTGGACATGGCCAAGATGAAGATCGAGGTTCTGCACGCGCGCGCGAAGAAGCACGGCGTCGCCGCGAAGGACCGGCTGGTGGCGGAGCTGCCGCGCTGGGCCTCCTTGGCCGCGCGGGTTCCGGGCGCTGTGGCCTGGCGCGATTCCAGCCCGTGGCTGGCGCGCCTGTCCGAACGCTGGCTGGGGCTGGCGGCGACACGCTCCCTGCCCCGCTTCGCGCCCCATCCCTTCCGCGACGCGGAGCTGGACGGCGCGCCCCCCGCCCGGCGCGGCGACGTGCTGCTGCTGGCCGACACCTTCAACCGCTGGATGGAGCCGGAGAACCTACGCGCCGCGGTCCGGGTGCTGCGCGCCGCGGGCTGGCGCGCGGTGGCTCCGAAGGCCCCGGGGCGGCCGCTCTGCTGCGGGCGGACCTACCTCGCCGCCGGTTTGGTGGAGCGGGCGCGCGAGGAGGCGCAGCGGATGCTCGATGCGCTCTCCGCCACCGACGCGCCCGTGCTGGGGCTCGAACCCTCCTGCCTGCTCACGCTGCGCGACGAGTTCCGCTCGATGCTGCCCGGGAGGGCCACCCAGCGCCTGTCGGAGCGCGCCCTGCTGCTGTCGGAGTTCCTGGCGCGCGAGAAGGCGGAGCTTCCCCTGCGCGCCACCGCCCCGGCGGCGCATGTCCATGGCCATTGCCACCAGAAGGCCTTCGGCGCCTTCCCCGATGCGGTGGCGGCGCTGAAGCGCATCCCCGGGCTGGCGGTGACGCCGATCGCCTCCTCCTGCTGCGGCATGGCCGGCGCCTTCGGCTACGACGCGAAGCATCAGGCGGAGAGCCGCGCCATGGGCGAGCTCTCCCTGGCGCCCGCCGTGCGCGCGGCGCCGGCGGAGCACCTGATCGTCGCGGACGGCACCTCCTGCCGCCACCAGATCCACGACCTCACCGGGCGCGAGGCGCTGCATTCCGTGCGCGTGCTCGACCGGGCCCTGGCGGAGCAGACCCCATGA
- a CDS encoding DUF924 family protein, whose protein sequence is MSTADAVLDFWFRGDRETFQPRWFRPDPSFDAECRDSFGVEAEAARQGRLDGWAETPRGALALALLLDQFPRNLHRGKAGAFAADPAAQALARQVVLERRFDLALTPTERVFLYLPFEHAESLAAQDVSVALFEGLRDAATHAAPGGSIAYAWEHRAVLRRFGRFPGRNAALGRVSTAAEEAYLASGQARF, encoded by the coding sequence ATGAGCACAGCCGACGCCGTCCTCGACTTCTGGTTCCGGGGCGACCGCGAGACCTTCCAGCCCCGCTGGTTCAGGCCGGACCCGTCCTTCGACGCCGAATGCCGCGACAGCTTCGGCGTGGAGGCGGAGGCGGCGCGGCAGGGCCGCCTCGACGGCTGGGCGGAGACACCGCGCGGCGCCCTGGCGCTGGCCCTGCTACTGGACCAGTTCCCGCGCAACCTGCACCGGGGGAAGGCCGGGGCCTTCGCCGCCGACCCGGCTGCCCAGGCGCTGGCGCGGCAGGTCGTGCTGGAGCGGCGGTTCGACCTGGCCCTGACGCCGACCGAGCGGGTCTTCCTCTACCTGCCCTTCGAACACGCGGAGTCCCTTGCGGCCCAGGATGTCTCCGTCGCCCTGTTCGAGGGGTTGCGCGATGCCGCCACGCACGCGGCGCCGGGCGGCAGCATCGCCTATGCCTGGGAGCACCGGGCCGTCCTACGGCGATTCGGACGTTTCCCTGGACGGAACGCAGCCCTGGGACGGGTGAGCACGGCGGCGGAGGAAGCCTATCTCGCCTCGGGGCAGGCCCGCTTCTGA
- a CDS encoding OmpA family protein, giving the protein MTFRSTLLAATVLVAPTAAMAQSSWLPTAAAQPVTGLYIGAGAGWNHLNQRSATGKGGNAAYFDGVPSSRSGTIQFQEGFGGVVALGWGFGNGVRAEIEGSYRYNNLENIGGWGRNATVFNPGVTSAFRANSGEQSQYGVMANAYYDFQLPRWFPQMPVPVVPYIGGGAGFVWSDLDAKGTRQPATGNRIEIDDTRGRFAYQGIAGVAFPLTSVPGLSLTLEYRYMGTLQADYDGKVVNPTTGATVSRGKFDVDQNHNHSVMFGVRYALYTPRPVAPPVAPAPAPAEAARTYLVFFDWDRADLTDRARQIIAEAAQNARRVSSTRIEVAGHADRSGSPQYNQRLSQRRAEAVAAELARNGISRSEMVIQAFGESRPLVPTADGVREPQNRRVEIVLR; this is encoded by the coding sequence ATGACGTTCCGCTCCACCCTTCTGGCCGCGACGGTTCTCGTCGCGCCGACCGCTGCGATGGCGCAGAGCAGCTGGCTGCCCACGGCCGCCGCCCAGCCGGTGACCGGCCTCTACATCGGCGCCGGCGCCGGCTGGAACCACCTCAACCAGCGCAGCGCCACGGGCAAGGGCGGCAATGCCGCCTATTTCGACGGCGTGCCCAGCAGCCGCAGCGGCACGATCCAGTTCCAGGAAGGCTTCGGCGGCGTCGTGGCGCTGGGCTGGGGCTTCGGCAACGGCGTGCGCGCCGAGATCGAGGGCAGCTACCGCTACAACAACCTCGAGAACATCGGCGGCTGGGGCCGCAACGCGACGGTGTTCAACCCCGGCGTGACCTCGGCCTTCCGCGCGAACAGCGGCGAGCAGAGCCAGTACGGCGTCATGGCGAACGCCTACTACGACTTCCAGCTGCCGCGCTGGTTCCCGCAGATGCCGGTCCCGGTCGTGCCGTACATCGGCGGCGGCGCGGGCTTCGTCTGGAGCGACCTGGACGCCAAGGGCACGCGCCAGCCGGCCACCGGCAACCGCATCGAGATCGACGACACGCGCGGCCGCTTCGCCTACCAGGGCATCGCCGGCGTGGCCTTCCCGCTCACCTCCGTGCCGGGCCTGTCGCTGACCCTCGAGTACCGTTACATGGGCACGCTGCAGGCGGATTATGACGGCAAGGTCGTGAACCCGACCACCGGCGCCACCGTGTCGCGCGGCAAGTTCGACGTCGACCAGAACCACAACCACTCCGTCATGTTCGGCGTCCGCTACGCGCTGTACACGCCGCGCCCCGTGGCGCCGCCCGTGGCCCCGGCCCCGGCGCCGGCCGAGGCGGCCCGGACCTACCTGGTGTTCTTCGACTGGGATCGCGCCGACCTGACGGACCGCGCCCGGCAGATCATCGCCGAGGCGGCGCAGAACGCCCGCCGGGTGTCCAGCACGCGCATCGAGGTGGCCGGCCACGCCGACCGCTCCGGTTCGCCGCAGTACAACCAGCGCCTGTCGCAGCGTCGCGCCGAGGCGGTGGCGGCCGAGCTGGCCCGCAACGGCATCTCCCGCTCCGAGATGGTCATCCAGGCGTTCGGCGAGAGCCGCCCGCTGGTGCCGACCGCCGACGGCGTGCGCGAGCCGCAGAACCGCCGCGTGGAGATCGTCCTGCGCTGA
- a CDS encoding lipase family protein, producing MPGPRILEFAYLAQAAYSSQETRAWGWTQAHYGELSGGFQGSYWRKATDGAGADVICAFAGTQPELGDDDIVTDIGFGGSTMAALGAIVTTLPFAGSRRAGLSLMELAQRGTEMLRAQIDGATELARQAAWVARQGRGRCFVTGHSLGGGLAQLIGAALNLPGVTFNAPAVSQLSYHRTTPSILNVVVERDPINDTERLGRRIGAELRVRGPFGWPEAHLIGNTISTITSGENATIADRRPF from the coding sequence ATGCCCGGCCCCCGGATCCTCGAATTCGCCTACCTTGCACAGGCGGCGTACTCCTCACAGGAAACGCGGGCCTGGGGCTGGACCCAGGCCCATTACGGCGAGCTGTCGGGCGGGTTCCAGGGTTCCTACTGGCGCAAGGCCACGGACGGCGCCGGCGCGGACGTCATCTGCGCCTTTGCCGGCACCCAGCCGGAGCTGGGCGACGACGACATCGTCACCGATATCGGCTTCGGCGGCAGCACCATGGCGGCGCTGGGCGCCATCGTGACCACCCTGCCCTTCGCCGGCTCGCGCCGTGCCGGGCTTTCCCTGATGGAACTGGCGCAGCGCGGGACGGAGATGCTGCGCGCCCAGATCGACGGCGCCACCGAACTGGCCCGGCAGGCCGCCTGGGTGGCCCGCCAGGGGCGCGGGCGTTGCTTCGTCACCGGCCACTCGCTGGGCGGCGGGCTGGCACAGCTGATCGGCGCGGCGCTGAACCTGCCGGGCGTCACCTTCAACGCGCCGGCCGTCTCCCAGCTGAGCTACCACCGCACCACCCCGTCGATCCTCAACGTCGTGGTGGAGCGGGACCCGATCAACGACACGGAGAGGCTGGGAAGGCGGATCGGCGCCGAGCTGCGCGTGCGCGGTCCCTTCGGCTGGCCCGAGGCGCACCTGATAGGGAATACCATCAGCACGATCACCAGTGGCGAGAATGCAACCATCGCGGATCGCCGGCCCTTCTGA
- a CDS encoding DUF1194 domain-containing protein, whose amino-acid sequence MRRRRMLEGLVGGLLCAPAVLRSARAAEPVDVELVLAVDVSRSVDHDEQEMQMRGYAAAFRDPKLIEGISRGAIGAIACTLFTWSDWNIQEDLVPWMQISDTVSAERFARALDSAPRRNYLYTSISGAMDYASRLYGQGFEGTRKVLDISGDGVNNSGRPVSIARQEALAQDIIINGLAVLDRTPPPTSLALSQPPLDDYYRDEVIGGPGSFLMVAEGFEAFEHAVRRKIIREVAGLGGPGVERATA is encoded by the coding sequence ATGCGACGACGCCGAATGCTCGAGGGACTGGTGGGGGGCCTGCTCTGTGCCCCCGCCGTCCTTCGCTCCGCACGGGCCGCCGAGCCCGTGGATGTCGAACTGGTCCTGGCGGTGGACGTCAGCCGGTCCGTCGACCATGACGAGCAGGAGATGCAGATGCGCGGCTACGCGGCCGCCTTCCGCGATCCGAAGCTGATCGAAGGCATCTCTCGCGGCGCTATCGGCGCCATCGCCTGCACGCTGTTCACCTGGTCGGACTGGAACATCCAGGAGGACCTGGTGCCCTGGATGCAGATCTCCGACACCGTCAGCGCGGAACGGTTCGCCCGGGCGCTGGATTCCGCCCCCCGGCGGAACTACCTCTACACCTCGATCTCCGGCGCGATGGACTATGCGAGCCGGCTCTATGGCCAGGGCTTCGAGGGGACCCGCAAGGTCCTCGACATCTCCGGCGACGGGGTGAACAACAGCGGCCGCCCCGTCTCCATCGCGCGCCAGGAGGCGCTGGCGCAGGACATCATCATCAACGGCCTCGCCGTGCTGGATCGCACCCCGCCGCCCACCAGCCTCGCCCTGTCGCAGCCGCCGCTGGACGACTACTACCGGGACGAGGTGATCGGCGGCCCCGGCTCCTTCCTCATGGTCGCGGAGGGCTTCGAGGCCTTCGAGCACGCGGTCCGCCGCAAGATCATCCGCGAGGTGGCGGGCCTCGGGGGCCCGGGCGTGGAGCGCGCCACGGCGTGA
- a CDS encoding DUF3253 domain-containing protein: MTTSPNPPAGGARQAAPPRERIAATILDLATARGSSKGICPSEVARALAGPDEPPDAWRRLMGPVRAEAVALARAGRLQILRKGKPAGLEELRGVIRLRIPPDEPGAR, encoded by the coding sequence ATGACGACCTCTCCGAACCCGCCGGCCGGCGGCGCACGGCAGGCGGCCCCGCCGCGCGAGCGGATCGCCGCCACCATCCTGGACCTTGCCACGGCGCGAGGTTCGTCGAAGGGCATCTGCCCCAGCGAGGTGGCCCGCGCCCTGGCCGGCCCGGACGAGCCGCCGGATGCCTGGCGCCGGCTGATGGGGCCGGTCCGGGCCGAGGCGGTGGCCCTCGCCCGGGCGGGGCGCCTCCAGATCCTGCGCAAGGGCAAGCCGGCCGGGCTGGAGGAGCTGCGCGGGGTCATCCGGCTGCGCATCCCCCCCGACGAGCCCGGGGCGCGCTGA
- a CDS encoding ABC transporter ATP-binding protein/permease gives MRGTIGVLRDAWSLTRPFWTGDERWRARGLLAVVVLLNLALVAMNVILTFWQRAFYNALQEKDWDAFLGLLFLGRPDAEDGFFGYLPGFCVVAALFILVAVYQLYLRQLLIIRWRRWMTADLVGRWLHDRAYYRIALADPGTDNPDQRIAEDVRGFVEQNLSLGLGLLSSIVTLLSFIVVLWSLSDAVNVLNLPIPGYLVWVALLYSVLGTWITHLIGRRLVGLNFERQRVEADFRFSLVRVRENTEGIALHRGEAMEERNLAGRFAAVIGNWRQLMTVTKQLTFFTAGFAQVAVVFPFVVAAPAFFAGRIPLGALIQTSTAFGQVQGSFSWFIDSYTLLTEWRATVARLAGFRDAVARAEAAKADGPRICPAEGPELTATGLDLDLPDGRRLMQDAALSVRPGEAVLVTGPSGSGKSTLFRALAGIWPFGRGAVDIPARGRVLFLPQRPYIPLGTLRTAVCYPDSPEAHSDAEVREALEAAGLGALVPRLDEADAWERRLSGGEQQRLALARALLFRPDWLFLDEATASLDPESEERLYRLLRERLPDTALVSIAHRPAVAQFHDRSLRLRDRHLVPG, from the coding sequence ATGCGCGGCACGATCGGCGTCCTGCGGGATGCCTGGTCCCTCACCCGGCCCTTCTGGACCGGCGACGAACGCTGGCGGGCGCGCGGCCTGCTGGCCGTGGTGGTCCTGCTCAACCTCGCCCTGGTGGCGATGAACGTGATCCTGACCTTCTGGCAGCGCGCCTTCTACAACGCCCTCCAGGAGAAGGACTGGGACGCCTTCCTCGGCCTGCTCTTCCTCGGCCGGCCGGATGCGGAGGACGGGTTCTTCGGCTACCTGCCCGGCTTCTGCGTGGTGGCCGCGCTGTTCATCCTGGTCGCGGTCTACCAGCTCTACCTCCGCCAGCTCCTCATCATCCGCTGGCGCCGCTGGATGACCGCGGACCTCGTCGGCCGCTGGCTGCACGACCGCGCCTACTACCGCATCGCCCTGGCCGATCCGGGCACGGACAACCCGGACCAGCGCATCGCCGAGGACGTGCGCGGCTTCGTCGAGCAGAACCTCTCCCTCGGCCTGGGCCTGCTCTCCTCCATCGTCACGCTGCTCTCCTTCATCGTCGTGCTGTGGAGCCTGTCGGACGCGGTGAACGTGCTGAACCTGCCCATCCCCGGCTATCTGGTCTGGGTGGCGCTGCTCTACTCGGTGCTGGGAACCTGGATCACGCATCTGATCGGCCGGCGCCTGGTGGGGCTGAACTTCGAGCGGCAGCGGGTGGAGGCGGATTTCCGCTTCTCCCTGGTCCGCGTCCGCGAGAACACCGAGGGCATCGCCCTGCATCGCGGCGAGGCGATGGAGGAGCGCAACCTGGCCGGCCGCTTCGCCGCGGTGATCGGCAACTGGCGGCAGCTGATGACGGTGACCAAGCAGCTCACCTTCTTCACCGCCGGATTCGCCCAGGTGGCGGTGGTCTTCCCCTTCGTGGTGGCCGCGCCCGCCTTCTTCGCCGGGCGCATCCCGCTGGGCGCGCTGATCCAGACCTCCACCGCCTTCGGCCAGGTGCAGGGCTCCTTCTCCTGGTTCATCGACAGCTACACACTGCTGACCGAATGGCGCGCGACGGTGGCGCGCCTCGCCGGCTTCCGCGACGCCGTCGCGCGGGCCGAGGCGGCCAAGGCGGACGGGCCACGCATCTGCCCGGCGGAGGGCCCGGAGCTGACGGCGACAGGGCTGGACCTCGACCTGCCGGACGGGCGGCGGCTGATGCAGGACGCGGCGCTGTCGGTGCGGCCGGGCGAGGCGGTGCTGGTCACCGGCCCCTCGGGCTCCGGCAAGTCCACGCTGTTCCGCGCGCTCGCGGGCATCTGGCCCTTCGGCCGCGGCGCGGTGGACATCCCGGCGCGCGGACGCGTCCTGTTCCTGCCGCAGCGGCCCTACATCCCCCTGGGCACTCTGCGCACCGCGGTCTGCTATCCCGACAGCCCGGAGGCCCATTCCGACGCCGAGGTGCGGGAGGCGCTGGAGGCGGCGGGGCTTGGCGCGCTGGTGCCGCGGCTGGACGAGGCGGATGCCTGGGAGCGCCGGCTCTCCGGCGGCGAGCAGCAGCGCCTGGCCCTGGCCCGGGCCCTGCTGTTCCGGCCGGACTGGCTATTCCTGGACGAGGCGACGGCCAGCCTGGACCCGGAATCGGAGGAGCGGCTCTACCGCCTGCTGCGGGAACGGCTGCCGGACACGGCCCTGGTCTCCATCGCCCACCGGCCGGCCGTGGCGCAGTTCCACGACCGAAGCCTGCGCTTGCGGGACCGGCACCTCGTCCCGGGCTGA